In Halorubellus sp. JP-L1, one DNA window encodes the following:
- a CDS encoding metallophosphoesterase, whose translation MTQRFLVFGDHHGDTESLRRLLDDVEGETFDFAVHVGDFTNAVRTDRPTAAQQLEAVEPHLEAIAEHARHGLVWVYGNRDRFGDFEYDLDVGTRIPEEGCVSVGGQRFTNSISAVESDVVLVTHMERWRLVDHFDGRAHFCGNTHLGRHVDRRLNSAFLQYTNPETGEQRFGGYFVVDVDDAPPFDVEMREIDHLDRIECDEHDERGVQYQAAFDGCTYCAEPRILMREMAASAFYGITRGAEGATVEVDALVDAAVGLWDDPPDGFRTEFRAYLEEVESDRYAPLALGDDGGLVLAAESYAY comes from the coding sequence ATGACACAGCGATTTCTCGTCTTCGGGGACCATCACGGCGACACGGAATCGCTCCGGCGACTCCTCGACGACGTCGAGGGCGAGACGTTCGACTTCGCCGTCCACGTCGGCGACTTCACGAACGCGGTACGGACGGACCGGCCGACTGCGGCCCAGCAGCTCGAAGCGGTCGAACCGCACCTCGAAGCCATCGCCGAACACGCCCGTCACGGCCTCGTGTGGGTGTACGGGAACCGCGATCGCTTCGGTGACTTCGAGTACGATCTGGACGTCGGCACGCGAATTCCGGAGGAGGGCTGCGTCTCGGTCGGCGGGCAGCGGTTCACGAACTCGATCTCCGCCGTCGAGTCCGACGTGGTACTCGTCACGCACATGGAGCGGTGGCGGCTCGTCGATCACTTCGACGGCCGCGCGCACTTCTGTGGGAACACCCACCTCGGCCGGCACGTCGACCGACGCCTCAACTCGGCGTTCCTCCAGTACACGAACCCGGAGACGGGCGAACAGCGCTTCGGCGGGTACTTCGTCGTCGACGTCGACGACGCACCACCGTTCGACGTCGAGATGCGAGAGATCGATCACCTCGACCGGATCGAGTGCGACGAGCACGACGAACGCGGCGTCCAGTACCAGGCCGCGTTCGACGGCTGCACGTACTGCGCCGAGCCTCGCATCCTCATGCGGGAGATGGCCGCGTCCGCGTTCTACGGCATCACCCGTGGAGCGGAAGGGGCTACAGTCGAGGTTGACGCGCTCGTCGACGCAGCAGTCGGCCTCTGGGACGACCCACCGGACGGGTTCCGAACGGAGTTCCGCGCGTACCTCGAGGAGGTCGAGTCGGACCGGTACGCGCCGCTCGCGCTCGGCGACGACGGCGGCCTCGTGCTCGCTGCGGAGAGCTACGCGTACTGA
- a CDS encoding orc1/cdc6 family replication initiation protein produces the protein MRRFERKRTIFANKDALRESYQPDRIQERDEEIDAYMDALQPVIDGWEPNNIFLYGNTGVGKTAVTEYLLDRLREDASGYDDIDLSVLTLNCKPLSSSYQVAVELVNELRPDGGEISTTGYPQQTVFNKLYEEIDDVGGTVLLVLDEIDSIGEKDELLYELPRARSKGDLEEAKVGIIGISNDFKFRDQLDPRVQDTLCERELQFPPYNAQELSNILSSRAEIALREDVYDDAVVRLCAALAAKDRGSARQALDLLLLAGEQAQNSGDDFLEERHVEQAQHELERERVEEGIRQLTQHGHLALLAVVSLARAGRTPERSRNIYDRYLDVCDAMGVDSLAQRSVHNHLSDLRMLGILTARENRSGSRGNFYSYELDVPLESASRALEDELGIEDGLEQTTQVALGDHGA, from the coding sequence ATGCGTCGGTTCGAGCGGAAGCGGACGATATTCGCCAACAAGGACGCCCTCCGCGAGAGCTATCAGCCTGACCGCATCCAGGAGCGCGACGAAGAGATCGACGCGTACATGGACGCCCTCCAGCCCGTCATCGACGGCTGGGAGCCCAACAACATCTTCCTCTACGGGAACACCGGCGTCGGGAAGACCGCCGTCACCGAGTACCTCCTCGACCGACTCCGCGAGGACGCGAGCGGCTACGACGACATCGACCTCTCCGTCCTCACCCTCAACTGCAAACCGCTCTCCTCGTCGTACCAGGTCGCCGTTGAGCTCGTGAACGAACTTCGGCCCGACGGCGGCGAGATATCCACGACCGGCTACCCCCAGCAGACGGTGTTCAACAAACTCTACGAGGAGATCGACGACGTCGGCGGCACCGTCCTCCTCGTCCTCGACGAGATCGACTCGATCGGCGAGAAGGACGAATTGCTGTACGAGCTCCCGCGAGCGCGCTCGAAGGGCGACCTGGAGGAGGCGAAGGTCGGCATCATCGGCATCTCGAACGACTTCAAGTTCCGCGATCAGCTCGACCCACGAGTGCAGGACACGCTCTGCGAGCGCGAACTCCAGTTCCCGCCGTACAACGCCCAGGAGCTCTCGAACATCCTCAGTTCGCGTGCGGAGATCGCGCTCCGCGAGGACGTCTACGACGACGCCGTCGTCCGCCTGTGCGCGGCACTCGCCGCGAAGGACCGCGGGAGTGCGCGGCAGGCACTGGACCTCCTCCTGCTCGCCGGCGAGCAAGCACAGAACAGCGGCGACGACTTCCTCGAGGAACGCCACGTCGAGCAGGCCCAGCACGAACTCGAACGCGAACGCGTCGAGGAGGGCATTCGACAGCTCACTCAGCACGGCCACCTCGCGCTGCTCGCCGTCGTCTCTCTCGCTCGCGCCGGCCGCACGCCCGAGCGCTCGCGGAACATCTACGACCGCTACCTCGACGTCTGCGACGCGATGGGCGTCGACAGTCTCGCGCAGCGGAGCGTCCACAATCACCTCTCGGACCTCCGGATGCTCGGCATCCTCACCGCTCGCGAGAACCGGTCGGGGAGCCGCGGGAACTTCTACAGTTACGAACTCGACGTCCCACTCGAGTCCGCGAGCCGCGCACTCGAGGACGAACTCGGAATCGAGGACGGCCTCGAGCAGACCACGCAGGTCGCACTCGGCGACCACGGCGCCTGA
- a CDS encoding nucleic acid-binding protein yields the protein MSGDDLTAYVCTNGHATFPGHQRCPECGAVQSTTLDLSETRASVVTWTTSMATPPGVREPNHLAIVEFDLDAALDGSSGFTPGTVEGPVRTLAQLTSEDVESGDVVEPTYVEELREPGAGIREPDSQSWDGYRFQPVDD from the coding sequence CTGTCCGGGGACGACCTGACGGCGTACGTCTGCACGAACGGGCACGCGACGTTCCCCGGCCACCAGCGGTGCCCGGAGTGCGGCGCGGTGCAGTCGACGACCCTCGACCTCTCGGAGACGCGCGCGTCGGTCGTGACGTGGACGACGAGCATGGCGACGCCGCCGGGCGTCCGCGAACCGAACCACCTCGCGATCGTCGAGTTCGACCTCGACGCGGCACTCGACGGATCGAGCGGCTTCACTCCGGGGACCGTCGAGGGGCCGGTGCGGACGCTCGCACAGTTGACGAGTGAAGACGTGGAGTCCGGCGACGTCGTCGAGCCGACGTACGTCGAGGAGCTCCGCGAACCGGGCGCGGGCATCCGAGAGCCCGACAGCCAGTCCTGGGACGGCTATCGGTTCCAGCCGGTGGACGACTGA
- a CDS encoding thiolase family protein translates to MRDVAIIGASMTQFGQRDAWIRELLAQAGDACLEDAGVEPSTLDHLYVSNMASGEFEGMTGVPNSLAHDLGCLGAYTQRVDQTSSSGGAGIYAAWQSIASGASDATLLVGGEKMTHQTTAESTDVIASITHPVEYKHGVTLPSFAGLTARHYLERFDAPRESLAKVAVKNHENGTRNPHAQFRKEVGLETVMESPIVADPLRLYDFCPITDGSAALMFVPVDEAESYVDGPEDYAVVSGVAGATDTHVVHEREDPTVMGGVVESGERAFDMANLDPGDVDVAELHDMFTILEFLQMEGLGFAAHGEAWKRVEAGDTKMDGDLPVNTSGGLKSKGHPLGASGVAQGVEIYEQIVGEAGPRQVDADVAVACNVGGFGNCVITTILEAAA, encoded by the coding sequence ATGCGAGATGTTGCGATCATCGGCGCGTCCATGACCCAGTTCGGGCAGCGCGACGCGTGGATACGGGAGTTACTCGCCCAAGCGGGCGACGCCTGCCTCGAGGACGCGGGCGTGGAACCGTCGACGCTCGACCACCTCTACGTCTCGAACATGGCGAGCGGCGAGTTCGAGGGGATGACGGGCGTCCCGAACTCGCTCGCGCACGACCTCGGCTGCCTGGGTGCGTACACCCAACGCGTCGACCAGACGTCGAGTTCCGGCGGCGCCGGCATCTACGCCGCCTGGCAGTCGATCGCGAGCGGTGCGAGCGACGCGACGCTGCTCGTCGGCGGCGAGAAGATGACCCACCAGACGACGGCCGAGTCGACGGACGTGATCGCGTCGATCACGCACCCCGTGGAGTACAAGCACGGCGTCACGCTCCCGAGCTTCGCCGGCCTGACCGCACGACACTATCTGGAGCGGTTCGACGCACCCCGGGAGAGCCTTGCAAAAGTCGCGGTGAAGAATCACGAGAACGGAACGCGGAACCCGCACGCGCAGTTCCGGAAGGAGGTCGGGCTGGAGACCGTCATGGAGTCGCCGATCGTCGCCGACCCGCTACGACTCTACGACTTCTGTCCAATCACGGACGGCTCCGCGGCACTGATGTTCGTCCCCGTCGACGAGGCCGAGTCGTACGTCGACGGCCCCGAAGACTACGCGGTCGTCTCGGGCGTCGCCGGGGCGACGGACACGCACGTCGTGCACGAGCGCGAGGACCCGACCGTGATGGGCGGGGTCGTCGAGAGCGGCGAGCGCGCGTTCGACATGGCGAACCTGGACCCCGGCGACGTCGACGTCGCGGAACTCCACGACATGTTCACGATCCTCGAGTTCCTCCAGATGGAGGGCCTCGGGTTCGCAGCGCACGGCGAGGCCTGGAAGCGCGTCGAGGCGGGCGATACGAAGATGGACGGCGACCTCCCCGTGAACACCTCCGGCGGGTTGAAGTCGAAGGGCCACCCGCTGGGGGCGAGCGGGGTCGCGCAGGGCGTCGAGATATACGAGCAGATCGTCGGCGAAGCGGGGCCGCGCCAGGTCGACGCGGACGTCGCGGTGGCGTGCAACGTCGGCGGGTTCGGGAACTGCGTCATCACCACCATCCTGGAGGCAGCAGCATGA
- a CDS encoding NAD(P)H-hydrate epimerase, with translation MTRGVENDPEGTDEESCVHPSFATTRGVPVPAVTADEMREVDRVAVEDVGLSLPSMLENAGRNLAKASRAVVGDRPQRAFVAAGGGANGGGGLAAARHLENHGTDVTVALDRAHSELEAAPAAQADALDGTDATLVDATDDVVDAAVDAVLDADVAIDALVGYGLADALEGPAGDLAQVVDQGAKRALSLDVPSGFDATTGEAPGRAVHPNATLALALPKTGLDSVPGDLLLGDVGIPVGVYERAGVPAPDPSVFGSQYVVALTAVED, from the coding sequence ATGACGCGAGGCGTCGAGAACGACCCGGAAGGGACCGACGAGGAGTCGTGCGTGCATCCGTCGTTCGCGACGACGCGCGGCGTGCCCGTTCCGGCGGTGACGGCCGACGAGATGCGCGAGGTCGACCGCGTCGCCGTCGAGGACGTCGGGCTGTCGCTCCCGTCGATGCTGGAGAACGCCGGTCGGAACCTCGCGAAGGCGAGCCGCGCGGTGGTCGGCGACCGCCCCCAGCGAGCGTTCGTCGCCGCTGGCGGTGGCGCCAATGGCGGCGGCGGCCTCGCCGCCGCCCGGCACCTCGAGAACCACGGCACTGACGTCACCGTCGCGCTCGACCGCGCTCACTCGGAGCTCGAGGCTGCGCCCGCGGCGCAGGCCGACGCGCTCGACGGGACCGACGCGACGCTCGTGGACGCGACCGACGACGTCGTCGACGCCGCCGTCGACGCCGTCCTCGACGCCGACGTCGCTATCGACGCTCTCGTCGGCTACGGCCTCGCCGACGCACTCGAGGGCCCCGCCGGCGACCTCGCGCAGGTCGTCGACCAAGGCGCGAAGCGAGCGCTCTCGCTCGACGTCCCCAGCGGGTTCGACGCGACCACCGGCGAGGCGCCGGGGCGTGCCGTCCACCCGAACGCCACGCTCGCACTCGCCCTCCCGAAGACCGGACTCGATTCGGTGCCGGGCGACCTCCTGCTGGGCGACGTCGGCATCCCAGTCGGGGTATACGAGCGCGCTGGCGTTCCCGCACCTGACCCGTCGGTGTTCGGCTCGCAGTACGTCGTCGCGCTGACCGCCGTCGAGGACTGA
- the fabG gene encoding 3-oxoacyl-[acyl-carrier-protein] reductase produces MSMEGRTCVITGSGRGIGRGIAEHLGERGANVVVNYRSSDQAAEETANAIREKGGNAVTAKADVCDRDEVEAMRELAHDEFGSVDVLVNNAGITQDTRFVNMTREEWDQVMDVNLGGLFNCTQTFYDDIWNADEGRLINISSIVGKQGNFGQANYAAAKAGVFGFTRTIAIELASGGSTANCVAPGFTRTDMLAEVPEDVQERIVAQIPLERFAEIEDIACTVRFLATEQSSYITGEVIDVNGGMDL; encoded by the coding sequence ATGTCTATGGAAGGACGCACCTGTGTCATCACGGGTTCGGGGCGTGGCATCGGACGCGGCATCGCCGAGCACCTCGGGGAGCGAGGGGCGAACGTCGTCGTGAACTACCGGTCGTCCGACCAGGCGGCCGAGGAGACCGCGAACGCCATCCGCGAGAAGGGCGGGAACGCCGTGACGGCGAAGGCTGACGTCTGCGACCGCGACGAGGTGGAGGCGATGCGCGAGCTCGCGCACGACGAGTTCGGGTCGGTCGACGTCCTCGTGAACAACGCCGGCATCACGCAGGACACGCGATTCGTGAACATGACGCGCGAGGAGTGGGACCAGGTGATGGACGTGAATCTCGGCGGACTGTTCAACTGCACGCAGACGTTCTACGACGACATCTGGAACGCCGACGAGGGACGACTCATCAACATCTCGAGCATCGTCGGGAAGCAGGGGAACTTCGGGCAGGCGAACTACGCCGCCGCGAAAGCCGGCGTGTTCGGGTTCACGCGTACCATCGCCATCGAGCTCGCCTCGGGCGGGTCGACGGCGAACTGCGTCGCCCCCGGGTTCACGCGCACCGACATGCTCGCGGAGGTCCCCGAGGACGTGCAGGAGCGCATCGTCGCCCAGATACCGCTGGAGCGCTTCGCCGAGATCGAGGACATCGCGTGCACGGTCCGCTTCCTCGCGACGGAACAGTCGAGCTACATCACGGGCGAGGTCATCGACGTCAACGGCGGCATGGACCTCTGA